In Streptomyces sp. NBC_01426, one genomic interval encodes:
- a CDS encoding DUF4383 domain-containing protein codes for MATVTHNQTRRGRRVVLDDHLPVDHRLRRVYRGGAGLMGAFLVVFGVLGLIDRIGFFSTSGSMVMGLGSNGALSVASVLVGGLLLAGAVIGGNTASTVNIIVAVAFLAAGFASLAVLDSRFNVFAFHLQNVVFSFVTGLLLMTFGMYGRVSGSLPHDNPYWQSRHPRS; via the coding sequence ATGGCCACAGTCACGCACAACCAGACCCGTCGCGGGCGGCGCGTCGTTCTCGACGACCACCTTCCGGTCGATCACCGACTACGGCGCGTCTATCGCGGCGGTGCGGGGCTCATGGGCGCGTTTCTGGTCGTGTTCGGCGTCCTGGGGCTGATCGACCGGATCGGGTTCTTCAGCACCAGCGGGAGCATGGTGATGGGCCTGGGCAGCAACGGCGCGTTGAGCGTGGCCTCCGTCCTGGTGGGCGGCCTGCTCCTGGCGGGCGCGGTGATCGGGGGCAATACCGCGTCCACCGTCAACATCATCGTGGCCGTTGCCTTTCTCGCGGCCGGTTTCGCGAGCCTCGCCGTTCTGGACTCCCGTTTCAACGTGTTCGCGTTCCATCTCCAGAACGTGGTCTTCAGCTTCGTGACCGGCCTGCTGCTGATGACGTTCGGCATGTACGGGCGGGTCAGCGGATCGCTGCCCCACGACAACCCGTACTGGCAGTCCCGCCACCCCCGAAGCTAA
- a CDS encoding ATP-dependent DNA ligase — protein sequence MTTVRRRARSGGRSDACSILWQAAEAIPGPGVTAGGLAYEQKFDGHRAILFTPTDPGGRVLLQTRRGSLVQDRFPDLVAAAGEQLPGGLVLDGELLVWDPEAGRLSFEALQRRAAARARSASILTARTPAYFVAFDVLQADGVELLALPYRERRRRLEVLFAARGLAAPWTLCPMTTDPVKAREYIGWIAQNAGPHTALAGGGTVSAAAAITIGLLYPRPPVLPEVRPRPLGTHARS from the coding sequence GTGACGACGGTACGCAGGCGCGCCAGGTCAGGCGGGAGATCGGACGCGTGTTCTATTCTATGGCAGGCCGCCGAGGCGATCCCCGGGCCCGGCGTCACGGCGGGCGGGCTCGCCTATGAGCAGAAGTTCGACGGCCACCGGGCGATCTTGTTCACCCCTACCGACCCCGGCGGGCGAGTACTGCTCCAGACGCGCCGGGGCTCTCTCGTGCAGGACCGGTTCCCCGACCTGGTCGCGGCGGCGGGAGAGCAGTTGCCGGGCGGCCTGGTCCTCGACGGCGAGTTGCTGGTGTGGGATCCGGAGGCGGGCCGGCTCAGCTTCGAGGCGTTGCAGCGCCGGGCCGCCGCCCGCGCCCGCAGCGCCTCCATCCTCACGGCCCGGACACCGGCGTACTTCGTGGCGTTCGACGTCCTCCAGGCCGACGGCGTCGAGTTGCTCGCGTTGCCGTATCGGGAGCGCCGCCGGCGCCTGGAAGTCCTCTTCGCGGCCCGGGGCCTGGCGGCCCCGTGGACGTTGTGCCCGATGACCACGGACCCGGTCAAGGCCCGGGAGTACATCGGGTGGATCGCCCAGAACGCCGGTCCCCACACCGCCCTCGCCGGGGGCGGCACCGTATCCGCCGCCGCAGCGATCACCATCGGCCTGCTCTACCCGCGCCCGCCCGTACTCCCCGAGGTCAGACCTCGCCCGCTCGGTACCCATGCGAGGTCGTGA
- a CDS encoding glycoside hydrolase family 15 protein yields MSERPIGDYAVLSDCRSAALVSSGGSVDWLCFPRFDGPAVFARLLDQDAGHWSILPVGGPGEVSRRYLPDTLVVETTFRTPTGTAVLLDALALGKRERGHGMGQSSPGTLLRQVTCTSGTVDIAVEYAPRPEFGLIQPVMTRVRGGLSARGGAQSLMLATDLAFRLTGSTAHAEATLTTGDRLGFALSADPAWGPDPTPWSRRRIRRRLSDTETGWCSWSTLHAAYTGPWEEQVRHSGRVLRALTYAPTGAIVAAATTSLPESIGGTRNWDYRYTWVRDASLTLQALATAACKQEKADFFAFLAQAAATQLERGVDLQVMYGIGGERDLSERTLPHLSGWRGSSPVRVGNEAWRQRQLDVYGELLDAAHQTLPHDELLDPPVSTFLRQCAEAAARRWADPDQGIWEGRGPARHFLHSKLMCWVALDRAIDLAPALDAHDRVTDWQHIRDQIRDTIEGQGYNERAGAFTQAFGSPRLDASALMLPLTGFLPGDDPRVRSTIETIARELTDSRGLVRRYLKDDIDHDEGTFLLCTFWLAQALALTGQNARARQVFETALTHANDVGLLPEEVDTRTGEALGNFPQAFSHIGLINAAHAIRSAETNRLGQDGTASE; encoded by the coding sequence GTGAGCGAGCGGCCCATCGGCGATTACGCGGTCCTCTCGGACTGCCGGTCGGCGGCACTGGTGAGTTCGGGCGGGTCGGTGGACTGGCTGTGCTTCCCCCGCTTCGACGGGCCGGCCGTCTTCGCCCGCCTGTTGGACCAGGACGCGGGCCACTGGTCGATCCTCCCTGTCGGCGGCCCGGGCGAGGTGAGCCGCCGCTACCTGCCCGACACCCTGGTCGTGGAGACCACTTTCCGCACCCCCACTGGGACGGCGGTCCTCCTGGACGCGCTGGCCCTGGGCAAACGCGAACGCGGACACGGCATGGGGCAGTCCTCCCCAGGGACCCTGCTGCGCCAGGTCACCTGTACGAGCGGCACGGTCGACATCGCCGTGGAGTACGCCCCGCGCCCGGAGTTCGGCCTGATCCAGCCGGTCATGACCCGAGTCCGTGGGGGCTTGTCGGCCCGCGGGGGCGCCCAGTCGCTGATGCTCGCCACCGACCTCGCCTTCCGCCTGACGGGCTCGACCGCCCACGCCGAGGCCACCCTCACCACCGGGGACCGGCTCGGGTTCGCGCTCAGCGCCGATCCGGCCTGGGGACCCGACCCCACGCCGTGGTCCCGCCGCCGCATCCGCCGCCGGCTGTCCGACACCGAAACGGGCTGGTGTTCCTGGTCCACCCTCCACGCCGCCTACACCGGCCCCTGGGAAGAGCAGGTCCGCCACAGCGGGAGGGTGCTGCGCGCCCTGACCTACGCACCGACCGGTGCGATCGTCGCCGCCGCGACGACCTCGCTCCCCGAGAGCATCGGCGGAACCCGGAACTGGGACTACCGCTACACCTGGGTCCGCGACGCCAGCCTCACCCTCCAGGCCCTGGCCACCGCCGCCTGCAAACAGGAGAAGGCCGACTTCTTCGCCTTCCTCGCCCAGGCCGCCGCCACCCAACTGGAGCGCGGCGTCGACCTCCAGGTCATGTACGGCATCGGCGGCGAACGCGACCTGAGCGAACGCACCCTGCCCCACCTGTCAGGATGGCGGGGCAGCAGCCCGGTCCGCGTCGGCAACGAAGCCTGGCGCCAGCGACAGCTCGACGTCTACGGAGAACTCCTCGACGCCGCCCACCAGACCCTGCCCCACGACGAACTACTCGACCCTCCGGTCAGTACCTTCCTGCGCCAGTGCGCCGAAGCCGCAGCCCGACGGTGGGCCGACCCCGACCAGGGCATCTGGGAAGGCCGCGGCCCCGCCCGCCACTTCCTGCACTCCAAACTCATGTGCTGGGTCGCCCTGGACCGCGCCATCGACCTCGCACCCGCCCTCGACGCCCACGACCGCGTCACCGACTGGCAGCACATCCGGGACCAGATCCGCGACACCATCGAAGGCCAGGGCTACAACGAACGAGCCGGCGCGTTCACCCAAGCCTTCGGCAGCCCACGCCTCGACGCCTCCGCACTCATGCTGCCCCTCACTGGCTTCCTCCCCGGCGACGACCCCCGCGTGCGCTCCACCATCGAGACAATCGCCCGGGAACTGACCGACTCCCGCGGCCTGGTACGCCGCTACCTCAAGGACGACATCGACCACGACGAGGGAACCTTCCTGCTCTGCACGTTCTGGCTCGCCCAAGCCCTCGCCCTCACCGGCCAGAACGCCCGCGCCCGCCAGGTCTTCGAGACCGCTCTCACCCACGCCAACGACGTCGGGCTCCTGCCCGAAGAAGTCGACACCCGCACCGGCGAAGCACTCGGAAACTTCCCCCAGGCCTTCAGCCACATCGGCCTCATCAACGCCGCCCACGCCATCCGCAGCGCCGAAACCAATCGACTGGGGCAGGACGGGACAGCCTCCGAGTGA
- a CDS encoding DUF4142 domain-containing protein, with protein sequence MAAIATAATWLSFQNSSADESAAAGLPAAEAAPAVPQAAHSDGVTPLDKAFLGKVRQAGLWEIPAGRLAQSNASSEAIKRAGLHLLDGHSKLDQLVREDSEALHVPIPNEATAEQQGWVDQLRNARGSAFDQLFVDLLRSSHGKVFITIGEVRASTKNSLVRRLATQANNTVQDHMDVLEDTGLVTDATLDDVAASVPK encoded by the coding sequence GTGGCGGCGATCGCCACGGCGGCCACCTGGCTCTCGTTCCAAAACAGCTCGGCCGACGAGTCGGCTGCCGCCGGCCTCCCGGCGGCGGAGGCCGCTCCGGCGGTACCCCAGGCGGCGCATAGCGATGGGGTCACCCCACTGGACAAGGCCTTCCTGGGCAAGGTCCGCCAGGCGGGGCTATGGGAGATCCCGGCGGGCCGACTCGCCCAATCGAATGCATCGAGCGAAGCGATCAAACGAGCCGGCCTTCACCTGCTCGACGGCCACAGCAAGCTCGACCAACTGGTCCGCGAGGACTCCGAGGCGCTGCACGTGCCCATCCCCAACGAGGCGACAGCCGAACAACAAGGCTGGGTCGACCAGTTGCGGAACGCGCGGGGCAGCGCCTTCGACCAGCTCTTCGTGGACCTGCTCCGGTCTTCCCACGGAAAGGTGTTCATCACGATCGGCGAGGTCCGCGCATCCACCAAGAACTCATTGGTGAGGCGTCTTGCCACACAGGCCAACAACACCGTCCAGGACCACATGGATGTACTGGAGGACACCGGCCTCGTCACTGACGCCACATTGGACGACGTCGCGGCCAGCGTTCCCAAGTGA
- a CDS encoding MarR family winged helix-turn-helix transcriptional regulator: protein MTELPHATVPSAPLDDTVDVDDVTRALLTASRLLVAVSARSLAAAEDKVTLAQFRMLVVLATRGAAKLVVLAEALGVNPSTAMRMVDRLIVAGLADRRPNPENRRETMLSVTPGGLRLVEEVTARRRQEIAAIAARIDPSQRAALVEALTAFNAAGGEPTVRDGDGSLFPLGWSDPAQRGSGGQGDGGRP from the coding sequence ATGACCGAACTCCCGCATGCCACTGTTCCTTCGGCACCTCTGGACGACACAGTCGACGTGGACGACGTGACCCGTGCTCTTCTGACGGCCTCCCGGCTTCTTGTGGCGGTCTCCGCTCGCTCCCTCGCGGCGGCTGAGGACAAGGTCACGCTGGCGCAGTTCCGGATGCTGGTGGTGCTGGCCACTCGGGGCGCGGCGAAACTTGTGGTGCTTGCCGAAGCACTCGGGGTCAACCCCTCGACGGCGATGCGCATGGTCGACCGCCTGATCGTGGCCGGACTGGCAGACAGGCGGCCCAATCCTGAGAACCGCCGCGAGACGATGCTGTCGGTGACTCCCGGGGGCTTGCGCCTCGTGGAGGAGGTAACGGCCCGGCGCCGGCAGGAGATCGCGGCCATCGCCGCGCGCATTGATCCCAGTCAGCGGGCGGCACTGGTAGAAGCGCTCACCGCGTTCAATGCCGCCGGCGGCGAGCCCACTGTGCGCGATGGGGACGGTTCGCTCTTTCCACTGGGATGGAGCGACCCAGCGCAGCGGGGGAGCGGTGGGCAGGGTGACGGGGGCAGGCCCTGA
- a CDS encoding class I SAM-dependent methyltransferase produces the protein MSAAAPMRTNGHEPWQSGPYAEAICVPGEGLTLRDAEGWCLPLDVRRWCAQADDTDRGVVDRCVGRVLDIGCGAGRLVEEVSRRGHRVLGIDVCPTAVISTVCRGGTAASLSVFEPLPGEGRWDTALLVDGNIGIGGDPRRLLKRIRRVVRDRGLLIAEAAPADVDERRRVRIHTGQTAASPVFAWATVGTRALVQHGRTSGWTPVEQWACTSGERHFVALRARA, from the coding sequence GTGAGCGCCGCTGCTCCGATGCGGACCAACGGCCACGAGCCCTGGCAGAGCGGCCCGTACGCCGAGGCGATCTGCGTGCCGGGGGAAGGGCTCACGTTGCGTGATGCCGAGGGCTGGTGTCTGCCCCTGGACGTCCGGCGCTGGTGTGCGCAGGCGGACGACACGGACCGGGGCGTCGTGGACCGCTGTGTGGGCCGGGTCCTGGACATCGGGTGCGGGGCGGGGCGCCTCGTCGAGGAAGTCTCCCGGCGAGGGCATCGTGTCCTGGGGATCGACGTGTGCCCGACCGCTGTCATCTCCACGGTGTGCCGGGGCGGTACGGCAGCCAGCCTGTCGGTATTCGAGCCGCTCCCCGGGGAGGGGCGCTGGGACACCGCGCTCCTGGTCGACGGGAACATCGGCATCGGCGGGGATCCCCGCCGCCTGCTGAAGCGCATCCGCCGCGTGGTCCGCGACCGGGGGCTCCTGATCGCGGAGGCCGCCCCTGCCGATGTCGACGAGCGGCGCCGGGTGCGGATCCACACGGGGCAGACGGCGGCGAGCCCCGTCTTCGCCTGGGCCACCGTCGGCACCCGGGCCCTGGTCCAGCACGGCCGCACGTCGGGCTGGACACCCGTCGAACAGTGGGCCTGCACCTCAGGGGAACGTCACTTCGTGGCCTTGCGGGCCCGCGCCTGA
- a CDS encoding DUF6479 family protein, whose amino-acid sequence MDFARYDLAVDMTLTNIAWFLVVGLLVVGFLIGSFVLGQRLRKQERRPPAPDSQPHLPVGGAVYEVRGERESRGFPEGGLRPHQIGGYGNGGSTTHTHPEEARAARESTFEHPNPRTK is encoded by the coding sequence ATGGACTTCGCCCGGTACGACCTCGCAGTGGACATGACCCTGACGAACATCGCCTGGTTCCTGGTCGTCGGTCTTCTTGTCGTGGGCTTCCTGATCGGCTCGTTCGTGCTGGGTCAGCGCCTTCGGAAGCAGGAGCGCCGGCCACCCGCGCCCGACAGCCAGCCCCACCTGCCTGTCGGCGGTGCGGTGTACGAGGTGCGCGGGGAACGAGAGTCGCGCGGTTTCCCCGAAGGCGGTCTGCGCCCGCACCAGATTGGCGGCTACGGCAATGGCGGCTCGACCACCCACACCCACCCCGAAGAAGCGCGCGCGGCGCGGGAGTCGACCTTCGAACACCCCAACCCACGTACGAAATGA
- a CDS encoding flotillin family protein: protein MSPVVTAVVGVVVLLVLLALVVVTRYKVAGPSEAFIITGRRGKRSTDPETGRISTDTTGQKVVVGGGVFVVPFVQQRYTLDLSSRHIPIAVRGAVTLRGIKAHLEGVAIVKVGGNEDAIRAAAQRFLQQQDGIVGFTQEVLSGALRAIVGRMSVEDIIRDRAAFAGQVAEEAEASLSGQGLVLDAFQIQDITTEGSYLEDLGRPEAARAKQEADIAEANSRQAAEQARLKAEEEIAVAQRTLYLRQAEIKAETDAATAQANAAGPLADADRQQQILAEQEKVAERQAALTDRQLDTQVRKPADARRYQAEQEAEALRVARVKQAEAERLAAIAAAQAEAERARLTGEGEKQRRSALAEAEAIEGAKRGEAERARRAAIAEAVRLEGDAEAAAILAKGAAEAEAMQKKADAFESYGDAAMIQMMVEALPQVVAKAAEPLSAIDKMTVISTDGASKLSRTVTDNVAQGMELLSSTTGVDLAQLLGGLTAAKTSAMPEPNSSNGKIEIVG, encoded by the coding sequence ATGAGTCCTGTTGTCACCGCGGTCGTGGGAGTCGTCGTACTCCTCGTCCTGCTCGCCCTCGTCGTCGTCACCCGCTACAAGGTCGCCGGACCCAGCGAGGCTTTCATCATTACCGGGCGCCGGGGCAAGCGGTCCACCGATCCGGAGACGGGGCGGATATCGACCGACACCACCGGCCAGAAGGTCGTGGTCGGCGGCGGCGTGTTCGTCGTCCCGTTCGTCCAGCAGCGGTACACCCTCGACCTGTCCAGCCGCCACATCCCCATCGCCGTTCGCGGCGCGGTCACCCTGCGCGGCATCAAGGCCCACCTCGAAGGCGTCGCGATCGTCAAGGTCGGCGGCAACGAGGACGCCATCCGCGCCGCCGCCCAACGCTTCCTCCAGCAGCAGGACGGCATCGTTGGCTTCACCCAAGAAGTCCTCTCCGGCGCGCTGCGGGCCATCGTCGGCCGGATGTCGGTCGAGGACATCATCCGCGACCGGGCCGCCTTCGCGGGGCAGGTGGCGGAGGAGGCCGAGGCCAGCCTGTCCGGCCAGGGCCTCGTCCTGGACGCCTTCCAGATCCAGGACATCACCACCGAGGGCTCCTACCTTGAGGACCTCGGACGCCCCGAAGCCGCCCGCGCCAAGCAGGAAGCCGACATCGCCGAGGCCAACTCCCGCCAGGCCGCCGAACAGGCCCGCCTGAAGGCCGAGGAGGAGATCGCCGTCGCCCAGCGGACGTTGTACCTGCGGCAGGCCGAGATCAAGGCGGAGACCGACGCGGCGACCGCCCAGGCCAACGCGGCAGGCCCTTTGGCGGACGCCGACCGGCAGCAGCAGATCCTGGCCGAGCAGGAGAAGGTAGCCGAACGCCAGGCGGCGCTGACCGACCGCCAGCTCGACACCCAGGTCCGCAAGCCCGCCGATGCCCGGCGCTACCAGGCCGAACAGGAAGCCGAAGCGCTGCGGGTCGCCCGCGTGAAGCAGGCCGAGGCGGAGCGTCTGGCGGCCATCGCCGCAGCCCAGGCGGAGGCCGAGCGGGCCCGCCTGACCGGCGAGGGGGAGAAGCAGCGCCGCTCCGCCCTCGCCGAGGCCGAGGCCATCGAGGGCGCCAAGCGCGGTGAGGCCGAACGCGCCCGGCGCGCCGCCATCGCCGAAGCCGTACGCCTGGAGGGCGACGCGGAAGCCGCCGCCATCTTGGCCAAGGGCGCCGCCGAGGCCGAGGCCATGCAGAAGAAGGCGGACGCCTTCGAAAGCTACGGTGACGCCGCCATGATCCAGATGATGGTCGAGGCACTGCCCCAGGTCGTGGCCAAGGCCGCCGAACCTCTGTCTGCCATCGACAAGATGACCGTCATCTCCACCGACGGCGCAAGCAAGCTCTCCCGCACCGTCACCGACAACGTCGCCCAGGGCATGGAACTTCTTTCCTCCACCACCGGCGTCGACCTCGCTCAGCTCCTGGGCGGTCTGACCGCCGCCAAGACGTCCGCCATGCCCGAGCCGAACTCATCCAACGGCAAGATCGAAATCGTCGGCTAG